A stretch of the Poseidonibacter parvus genome encodes the following:
- a CDS encoding DUF2798 domain-containing protein — protein sequence MIPKKYERVVFSFFMSLFMSFMMSFIITYINLEFVDGFILIWLEAFVKAFCFAFPIIFIVGPLVQKIVKKIVIQGN from the coding sequence ATGATTCCTAAAAAATATGAAAGAGTAGTATTTTCATTTTTTATGTCACTGTTTATGAGTTTTATGATGAGTTTTATAATCACATATATAAATCTTGAATTTGTAGATGGTTTTATATTAATTTGGTTAGAAGCTTTTGTAAAGGCATTTTGCTTTGCCTTCCCAATAATATTTATAGTTGGACCCTTAGTTCAAAAAATAGTAAAAAAAATAGTAATACAAGGAAATTAA
- a CDS encoding YceI family protein → MKKVILSSILALGLSINLSAYEINGDLGVKWTGFKTAKKIPVSGTFKDIKISIKENDDLSKFLTSSNVEIKTASFDSKNEGRDASITSTLFSLATSKVIKGKIKSVDEANKTLVLNVNMNEVSKEVPMSFDIKDGNIIASGTIEILDFAMKAPYLAFAKKCAALHENKSYSDVDIKFTIPFK, encoded by the coding sequence ATGAAAAAAGTTATATTAAGTTCAATTCTTGCTTTAGGTTTGAGTATAAATTTAAGTGCATACGAGATAAACGGTGATTTAGGTGTAAAATGGACAGGCTTTAAAACAGCAAAAAAAATTCCTGTTTCTGGTACTTTTAAAGATATAAAAATTAGTATCAAAGAAAATGATGATTTGTCAAAATTCCTAACTAGTTCAAATGTTGAAATCAAAACAGCATCTTTTGATTCAAAAAATGAAGGAAGAGATGCAAGTATTACAAGTACATTATTTTCACTTGCAACGTCTAAAGTAATTAAAGGTAAGATTAAAAGTGTTGATGAAGCTAATAAAACATTAGTTTTAAATGTAAATATGAATGAAGTATCAAAAGAAGTTCCTATGTCATTTGATATTAAAGATGGAAATATTATAGCAAGTGGAACAATTGAAATTTTAGATTTTGCTATGAAAGCTCCATATTTAGCTTTTGCTAAAAAATGTGCAGCATTACATGAAAATAAATCATATTCAGATGTAGATATAAAATTTACAATTCCCTTTAAATAA
- a CDS encoding dihydrolipoyllysine-residue acetyltransferase: MSIEEIKLPDVGGEEVEIIEISVSVGDKLEEDEAIIVVETEKASMDIPAPYNCTIESLNVKAGDKISEGMVIASVKKEGAEEATPEVKEEAAPVVEVEVTKVEEKSIIETNTSSAEITSVVEDVFVPDIGGEEAVDVIEILASIGDSILEEDGIITLETEKATMDVPAPFTGILKEILVQPGAKVKTGDLIARMQKDIVVETPKETVKKEEPKAEVIVEKTVAVATSSEPVKTTEKVYASPSVRKLAREFGVDLGKVSGTGNKNRILKEDVRLYIKAELTKVNSGASKNSGSGLGFDFPELKEIDYSKFGEVETVELSRIQKISGPSLHRNWVSMPHVTQFDEADITELESFRKEQNAVYVKTGADIKISPLVFAVKAVAKALELHPNFNSSLSSDGQSIIFKKYVNIAVAIDTPNGLVVPVIKDANKKGFEDIAKELKELSIKARDGKLKAADMQGGCFTISSLGGIGGTYFTPIINAPEVAILGLSKSEIKPVYNGSEFEPKLILPLSLSYDHRVIDGADGARFTTTLSKLLSNIRLLLL; encoded by the coding sequence ATGAGTATTGAAGAAATTAAACTACCAGATGTTGGTGGAGAAGAAGTAGAAATTATTGAAATTAGTGTTAGTGTTGGAGATAAGTTAGAAGAAGATGAAGCAATAATTGTTGTTGAAACTGAAAAAGCTTCTATGGATATTCCTGCACCTTATAATTGTACAATTGAATCACTAAATGTAAAAGCTGGTGATAAAATATCTGAAGGTATGGTTATTGCTAGTGTTAAAAAAGAAGGTGCAGAAGAAGCTACACCTGAAGTAAAAGAAGAAGCAGCACCTGTTGTTGAAGTCGAAGTTACAAAAGTAGAAGAAAAGTCAATTATTGAAACAAATACAAGTTCAGCAGAAATTACTTCGGTTGTTGAAGATGTTTTTGTTCCTGATATCGGTGGTGAAGAAGCTGTTGATGTTATTGAAATTCTTGCAAGTATTGGTGATTCTATTCTTGAAGAAGATGGAATTATTACTCTTGAAACTGAAAAAGCAACAATGGACGTTCCTGCACCTTTTACTGGTATATTAAAAGAAATTTTAGTACAGCCAGGAGCAAAAGTTAAAACTGGTGATTTAATTGCAAGAATGCAAAAAGATATTGTTGTTGAAACTCCAAAAGAAACTGTTAAAAAAGAAGAACCTAAAGCTGAAGTTATTGTTGAAAAAACTGTAGCAGTTGCAACTTCAAGTGAACCTGTTAAAACAACTGAAAAAGTATATGCTAGTCCAAGTGTTAGAAAATTAGCAAGAGAATTTGGTGTTGATTTAGGAAAGGTTTCAGGAACTGGAAATAAGAACAGAATTTTAAAAGAAGATGTTAGATTATATATTAAAGCTGAATTAACAAAAGTTAACTCTGGGGCTAGTAAAAATTCTGGCTCAGGTTTAGGTTTTGATTTCCCTGAATTAAAAGAGATTGATTACTCTAAATTTGGTGAGGTAGAAACTGTTGAATTATCTAGAATTCAAAAAATATCAGGACCATCATTACATAGAAACTGGGTTAGTATGCCTCATGTTACTCAATTTGATGAAGCAGATATCACTGAACTTGAAAGTTTTAGAAAAGAGCAAAATGCAGTTTATGTAAAAACAGGTGCTGATATTAAAATTTCGCCATTAGTATTTGCTGTTAAAGCTGTTGCAAAAGCATTAGAATTACATCCTAATTTCAATTCATCATTAAGCTCAGATGGTCAAAGTATTATTTTCAAAAAATATGTAAATATTGCAGTTGCAATTGATACTCCAAATGGTTTAGTTGTACCTGTTATTAAAGATGCAAATAAAAAAGGTTTTGAAGATATTGCTAAAGAATTAAAAGAACTTTCAATTAAAGCAAGAGATGGTAAATTAAAAGCTGCTGATATGCAAGGAGGTTGTTTTACAATTTCTTCATTAGGTGGAATTGGTGGAACTTACTTTACTCCAATTATTAATGCACCTGAAGTTGCAATCTTAGGACTTTCTAAATCAGAGATTAAACCTGTTTACAACGGAAGTGAGTTTGAACCTAAATTAATCTTACCATTATCTTTATCATACGACCACAGAGTTATTGATGGAGCAGATGGAGCTAGATTTACAACAACATTATCTAAATTACTAAGTAATATTAGATTATTACTTTTATAA
- a CDS encoding tRNA pseudouridine(13) synthase TruD, giving the protein MIKREFLQDHKSLDFKFYQNVDDFIVEEVPIKFAGRGNFIIAKIKKQKLGTWDLIESLAKGLRIYDNELGYAGLKDKNATTTQYISIPKKYSKDLKQFRHNKIKILETTLHGSKLNIGDLIGNKFEINLHEVQAQDVGKIEKLLKQISKVGMPNYFGFQRFGYDGLENLEKARKYIYEDYQIKDRKISKMLVAAYQSDFFNKWLVERLKQSDDSFKAMDGDVFRDYREDKFFTPKNFTEIMQKDFEDKKIVPTGLLPGQKAFRSIKDARKIEEMFDDTYIKEKGYRRDAIVYPSDISVSFDKNTNKCKVKFTLPKASYATVLIENIANRNLKA; this is encoded by the coding sequence ATGATAAAAAGAGAGTTTTTACAAGATCACAAAAGTTTAGATTTTAAGTTTTACCAAAATGTTGATGATTTTATTGTTGAAGAAGTTCCTATTAAATTTGCTGGTCGTGGTAACTTTATAATTGCAAAAATAAAAAAGCAAAAGCTTGGAACTTGGGATTTAATAGAAAGTTTAGCAAAGGGTTTACGAATATATGACAATGAATTAGGATATGCAGGACTTAAAGATAAAAATGCGACTACAACTCAATATATTTCAATTCCTAAAAAATATTCAAAAGATTTAAAGCAATTTAGACACAATAAAATTAAAATATTAGAAACAACACTTCATGGATCTAAACTAAATATTGGTGATTTAATTGGAAATAAGTTTGAAATAAATTTACATGAAGTTCAAGCTCAAGATGTTGGAAAAATTGAAAAACTTTTAAAGCAAATTTCAAAAGTCGGAATGCCAAATTATTTTGGTTTCCAGAGATTTGGTTATGATGGCTTAGAAAACTTAGAAAAAGCTAGAAAGTATATTTATGAAGACTACCAAATAAAAGATAGAAAAATATCAAAAATGCTTGTAGCTGCTTATCAAAGTGATTTTTTTAATAAATGGTTAGTAGAAAGACTTAAACAATCAGATGATAGTTTTAAAGCCATGGATGGTGATGTATTTAGAGATTATAGAGAAGATAAATTCTTTACTCCTAAAAACTTCACAGAGATAATGCAAAAAGATTTTGAAGATAAAAAAATAGTACCAACAGGATTATTGCCTGGTCAAAAAGCATTTAGAAGTATTAAGGATGCTAGAAAAATTGAAGAAATGTTTGATGATACTTATATCAAAGAAAAAGGTTACAGACGTGATGCAATAGTATATCCAAGTGATATTTCTGTAAGTTTCGATAAAAATACTAATAAATGTAAAGTTAAATTTACATTACCAAAAGCTTCTTATGCAACTGTTTTAATTGAAAACATTGCAAACAGAAACTTAAAAGCTTAA
- a CDS encoding TIGR03915 family putative DNA repair protein produces MILVYDKSFEGFLTLVFKVYYEKLKPIRILKEMPNELFLDDFIVIENNEEHSQKVLDALKKKFSKDNFQRILNIFMCDSKDFELDLLNYIIIGFKNQKELANINNSSLFNILNIEKELFRHIHKMEGFLRFEELDDGTLYAKMQTKFNVAYFLGKHFFKRLNNQKYIIHDINRKIAFIKNDDFLGIQNIASYEEPKLSEDEEKFKKLWSQFFKSVSIESKKNDRCQKNQVPLLYRTYMSEFYKR; encoded by the coding sequence ATGATATTAGTTTATGATAAAAGTTTTGAAGGCTTTTTAACTCTAGTTTTTAAAGTTTATTATGAAAAGTTAAAACCAATTAGAATATTAAAAGAAATGCCAAATGAGCTTTTTTTAGATGATTTTATAGTTATTGAAAACAATGAAGAACACTCACAAAAAGTTTTAGATGCCTTAAAGAAAAAGTTTTCAAAAGATAATTTTCAAAGGATCTTAAATATTTTTATGTGTGATTCAAAAGATTTTGAACTTGATTTATTAAACTATATAATTATAGGTTTTAAAAACCAAAAAGAGCTTGCAAATATTAATAATTCTTCACTTTTTAATATTTTAAATATTGAAAAGGAGCTATTTAGACATATACATAAAATGGAAGGGTTTTTAAGATTTGAAGAGCTTGACGATGGAACTTTATATGCAAAAATGCAAACAAAATTTAATGTTGCATATTTTTTAGGAAAGCACTTTTTTAAAAGATTAAATAATCAAAAATATATAATTCATGATATAAATAGAAAAATAGCATTTATAAAAAACGATGATTTTTTAGGAATTCAAAATATTGCAAGTTATGAAGAACCAAAACTTTCAGAAGATGAAGAAAAGTTCAAAAAACTTTGGAGTCAGTTTTTTAAATCTGTATCAATTGAAAGTAAAAAAAATGATAGATGCCAAAAAAATCAAGTGCCACTACTTTATAGAACTTATATGAGTGAGTTTTATAAAAGATAA
- a CDS encoding protein adenylyltransferase SelO, whose amino-acid sequence MKLNDLKVNMEYFHMDDNLYQKLDATPLKNPKLISYNKQACDLINLDYKECETKDFLDFMNGSKVLKNSQPFSMVYAGHQFGYFVPQLGDGRAINLGAINKWQLQTKGSGLTKYSRRGDGRAVLRSSIREYIISEAMHALKIPTTRALAIIDSETFAHREWEKESCSIVLRMSPSWIRIGTFEFFANTKNSKENLRKLADLVIEESYVHLKDEKNKYEKMFYSLVDKTALMIAYWQSYGFMHGVMNTDNFSMAGLTIDYGPFAFMDYFDKNCICNHTDAEGRYSYNNQPYVARWNLIVLANALKEICDEEKLLEYINTFIPQHENVYLEQMNKRIGLDAVKSGDNNLDLILELLGALESSKMDYNVFFYELTKIKSFDEISLITNLCVFRQPLEDWFKSYEKVCQNQNSSFTKRVEIMKKVNPKYIIKNYMLQEAIELAHEGDYSLVNDLLNIAQNSFDEHEKFENYSKPTPMEYANVKLSCSS is encoded by the coding sequence ATGAAATTAAATGACTTAAAAGTTAATATGGAATATTTCCATATGGATGATAATTTATACCAAAAATTAGATGCAACACCTTTAAAAAATCCAAAGCTTATTTCCTACAATAAGCAAGCATGTGATTTAATAAATTTAGATTATAAAGAGTGTGAAACAAAAGATTTTTTAGACTTTATGAATGGTAGTAAAGTCCTAAAAAATTCTCAACCCTTTTCAATGGTTTATGCAGGTCATCAATTTGGATACTTTGTACCACAATTAGGTGATGGAAGAGCAATAAATCTAGGAGCTATAAATAAGTGGCAACTACAAACAAAAGGTTCAGGGCTTACTAAATATTCAAGAAGAGGTGATGGCCGTGCAGTTTTAAGATCATCTATTAGAGAATATATAATCAGTGAAGCAATGCATGCTTTAAAGATACCAACTACCAGAGCTTTAGCAATAATTGATTCAGAGACTTTTGCACATAGAGAATGGGAAAAAGAATCCTGCTCAATAGTTTTAAGAATGTCTCCTTCTTGGATTAGAATAGGTACATTTGAGTTTTTTGCAAATACAAAAAACTCTAAAGAAAATCTTAGAAAGCTTGCAGATTTAGTTATTGAAGAATCATATGTTCACTTAAAAGATGAGAAAAATAAATATGAAAAGATGTTTTATTCACTTGTTGATAAAACAGCTTTAATGATAGCTTACTGGCAAAGCTATGGTTTTATGCATGGAGTTATGAATACAGATAATTTTTCAATGGCAGGTCTTACTATTGATTATGGTCCCTTTGCTTTTATGGATTATTTTGATAAAAATTGTATTTGTAATCACACAGATGCTGAAGGACGATATTCTTACAATAATCAACCATATGTTGCAAGATGGAACTTAATTGTATTAGCAAATGCATTAAAAGAAATTTGTGATGAAGAAAAACTTTTAGAGTATATAAATACTTTTATTCCTCAACATGAAAACGTTTATTTAGAGCAAATGAATAAAAGAATAGGGCTTGATGCAGTAAAAAGTGGCGATAATAATTTAGATTTAATACTTGAATTATTAGGTGCATTAGAGAGTTCAAAAATGGATTATAATGTATTCTTTTATGAACTTACAAAAATCAAATCTTTTGATGAAATTAGTTTAATTACAAATTTATGTGTATTTAGACAGCCTTTAGAAGATTGGTTTAAATCATATGAAAAAGTTTGTCAAAACCAAAATAGTAGTTTTACTAAAAGAGTTGAAATTATGAAAAAAGTAAATCCAAAATATATAATCAAAAACTATATGCTTCAAGAAGCAATAGAATTAGCTCACGAAGGTGATTATTCTCTTGTAAACGATTTACTTAATATTGCACAAAACTCATTTGATGAGCATGAAAAGTTTGAAAACTATTCAAAACCAACTCCAATGGAATATGCAAATGTGAAGCTTTCTTGTTCTTCATAA
- the lpdA gene encoding dihydrolipoyl dehydrogenase produces MSTEIKAQVLVIGAGPAGYSAAFRSADLGLDVVLVEKHDTLGGVCLNVGCIPSKALLHVAKVIEEAEDIAPHGVSFAKPEIDITKIAAYKSGVVKKLTDGLSAMSKMRKVKVVQGLANFVDKNTVSVSKDGVDTIVKFDNAIIAAGSRPIELGFIPHEDPRVWDSTDALDLDNIPSKLLIMGGGIIGLEMGTVYGKLGSTVDVVEMQDQLVPVADKDVIKAYTKANEKRFNIMLNTKVAKVEAKEDGIHVSMEGEGVSSEPIVYDAVLVAIGRAANGKLLSLENAGVNVNDWGIIEVDKQMRTNVDNIFAIGDIVGQPMLAHKGVHEGHVAAEVIAGKKHYFEPKMIPSIAYTFPEIAWAGMTEKEAKEAGIDYEVSTFPWSASGRAIASDVSENAFTKLIYDKKDHTLIGGAIVGDNAGELLGEIGLAIEMDCDAEDIALTIHAHPTLHESVGLSAEIYEGSITDLPNAKAVKKK; encoded by the coding sequence ATGAGTACAGAAATAAAAGCACAAGTATTAGTAATAGGAGCAGGACCTGCTGGGTATTCTGCTGCTTTTAGAAGTGCAGATTTAGGTTTAGATGTTGTTTTAGTTGAAAAGCATGATACTTTAGGTGGAGTTTGTTTAAATGTTGGATGTATTCCTTCAAAAGCCTTACTTCATGTTGCTAAAGTTATTGAAGAAGCAGAAGATATTGCACCTCATGGTGTAAGTTTTGCGAAACCTGAAATTGATATTACAAAAATTGCTGCATATAAAAGTGGTGTTGTAAAAAAACTAACTGATGGTTTAAGTGCAATGTCAAAAATGAGAAAAGTAAAAGTTGTTCAAGGACTTGCAAACTTTGTAGATAAAAACACTGTAAGCGTTTCAAAAGATGGTGTTGATACTATTGTTAAATTTGATAATGCAATTATTGCTGCTGGTTCAAGACCAATTGAATTAGGTTTTATTCCTCATGAAGATCCAAGAGTTTGGGATTCTACTGATGCACTTGATTTAGATAATATTCCTTCTAAACTACTTATTATGGGTGGTGGAATTATTGGTTTAGAAATGGGTACAGTTTATGGTAAATTAGGTTCTACAGTTGATGTTGTTGAAATGCAAGATCAATTAGTTCCAGTTGCTGATAAAGATGTGATAAAAGCCTATACTAAAGCAAATGAAAAAAGATTTAATATTATGTTAAATACAAAAGTTGCTAAAGTTGAAGCAAAAGAAGATGGTATTCATGTTTCAATGGAAGGTGAGGGTGTATCTTCTGAACCTATTGTTTATGATGCTGTTTTAGTTGCAATCGGACGAGCTGCAAATGGTAAACTTTTAAGTTTAGAAAATGCAGGTGTTAATGTAAATGATTGGGGAATTATTGAAGTTGATAAACAAATGAGAACAAATGTAGATAATATTTTTGCAATTGGAGATATTGTTGGTCAACCAATGCTTGCTCATAAAGGTGTACATGAAGGACATGTAGCAGCTGAGGTAATAGCTGGTAAAAAGCATTATTTTGAGCCAAAAATGATTCCTTCTATTGCATATACTTTCCCTGAAATTGCATGGGCAGGTATGACTGAGAAAGAAGCTAAAGAAGCTGGTATTGATTACGAAGTTTCTACTTTCCCTTGGTCTGCATCTGGACGAGCGATTGCAAGTGATGTTAGTGAAAATGCATTTACTAAACTTATTTATGACAAGAAAGACCATACTTTAATAGGTGGTGCAATTGTTGGAGATAATGCTGGTGAATTACTTGGTGAAATTGGTCTTGCAATTGAAATGGATTGTGATGCTGAAGATATTGCACTTACAATTCACGCTCACCCAACACTTCATGAATCAGTTGGATTATCAGCTGAAATTTATGAAGGAAGTATTACAGACTTACCAAATGCTAAGGCTGTTAAGAAAAAGTAA
- a CDS encoding methyltransferase translates to MTQDIQDLKPTRPNIITTNIDNAIGFYRKMDTNQTVKEMIEGRYVIVEEYFSNGLQVLEELKKQLLKKFPNKDFQTQRDYRSAFRLASHRLLLKIVDNKITVKKAPKIGWLDILYPELSDFYISFPEVQGMNSSWQWNKKGIEIKTLDITLHPYYGTYFPTRFDHLKLFDKWLKKYEGSKQKAIEIGVGSGILSFQLIQNGFNDIYASDTNKNAIIGVHEEAKRLGYEDKLTLNHANLFENCDVKADVIVFNPPWIKAKHKLEEGIDKAMYYEDELFNNFFEQALKHLNPDGKIVLIFSNLAQVVDENSSHPIIDELRNHKRFRKDLHLTREVRASSRKTKRTDQRANEKVELWVLAAKKS, encoded by the coding sequence ATGACACAAGATATACAAGATTTAAAACCAACAAGACCAAATATAATCACAACTAATATTGATAATGCAATTGGTTTTTACCGTAAAATGGATACAAACCAAACAGTAAAAGAGATGATTGAAGGAAGATATGTAATTGTTGAAGAATATTTTAGCAATGGTTTACAAGTTCTAGAAGAGCTTAAAAAACAATTATTAAAAAAGTTTCCTAATAAAGATTTTCAAACACAACGTGATTATAGAAGTGCTTTTCGTTTAGCTTCTCATAGATTATTATTAAAAATAGTTGATAATAAAATCACTGTAAAAAAAGCACCAAAAATTGGATGGTTAGATATTTTATACCCAGAGCTTAGTGATTTTTATATTTCATTTCCTGAAGTTCAAGGTATGAATAGCTCTTGGCAGTGGAATAAAAAAGGAATAGAGATTAAAACCTTAGATATTACATTGCATCCTTATTATGGAACATACTTCCCTACAAGATTCGATCATTTAAAACTATTTGATAAATGGCTAAAAAAATATGAAGGTTCAAAACAAAAAGCAATAGAAATTGGAGTTGGTAGTGGTATTTTATCTTTTCAATTAATACAAAATGGCTTTAATGATATTTATGCAAGTGATACAAATAAAAATGCAATAATTGGGGTACATGAAGAAGCTAAACGTTTAGGATATGAAGATAAACTTACTTTAAATCATGCCAACTTATTTGAAAATTGTGATGTTAAAGCTGATGTAATAGTATTTAATCCTCCATGGATAAAAGCAAAACACAAACTTGAAGAAGGTATTGATAAAGCTATGTATTATGAAGATGAGCTTTTTAATAACTTTTTCGAACAAGCATTAAAACATTTAAATCCTGATGGAAAAATTGTATTAATATTCTCAAATTTAGCACAAGTAGTTGATGAAAACAGTTCTCATCCTATAATTGATGAATTAAGAAATCATAAAAGATTTAGAAAAGATTTACATCTGACAAGAGAAGTTAGAGCTTCATCAAGAAAAACAAAACGTACAGACCAAAGAGCAAATGAAAAAGTAGAACTTTGGGTATTAGCTGCTAAAAAAAGCTAA
- a CDS encoding DoxX family protein, whose translation MYKKIDQKLASVLSEDVGKLILRVSISVLMLFHGFSKLSSGVDKIAAGLVKSGFPEFLAYGVYVGEIILPILIILGLFTRLAALGMGITMCFAIFLVYSEKLFMLTKNGAPVIELPLLYLVLSIVIFFIGAGKYSLDNKKSV comes from the coding sequence ATGTATAAAAAAATAGATCAAAAGTTAGCATCAGTTTTGAGTGAAGATGTAGGAAAATTAATATTAAGAGTTTCTATATCTGTATTAATGCTATTTCATGGTTTTTCAAAATTATCTAGTGGTGTTGATAAAATTGCTGCAGGTTTAGTTAAATCAGGTTTTCCAGAGTTTTTAGCTTATGGAGTATATGTAGGTGAAATTATTTTACCTATATTAATTATATTAGGATTATTTACAAGACTTGCTGCTTTAGGAATGGGTATTACTATGTGTTTTGCAATATTTTTAGTTTATTCAGAAAAGCTATTTATGTTAACTAAAAATGGGGCTCCTGTTATTGAGCTTCCTTTATTATATTTAGTACTATCTATTGTGATATTTTTTATTGGAGCAGGAAAGTATAGTTTAGATAATAAGAAATCTGTTTAA
- a CDS encoding TetR/AcrR family transcriptional regulator: protein MPKIVDKEQKRKDIAISCSDLIHEVGIKKLTVAQCAKTAGVGKGTIYEYFESKEDIIFEIINLHIEEYHAEFLKSIKDVKTTKEKIFHFFKFVLDDSIENMKHFNGYKEYLSIVLSEDNENMKGFNKSCDVFFKAQIELIIQEGIKNKELIPESMNFSEGLLVFEKGLALIKMTNDEYDVQKKCEVFINNLFKLIEVKK, encoded by the coding sequence TTGCCTAAAATTGTTGATAAAGAACAAAAAAGAAAAGATATAGCAATTTCATGTAGTGATTTAATTCACGAAGTCGGAATTAAAAAACTTACTGTTGCCCAATGTGCTAAAACAGCAGGTGTAGGTAAGGGAACTATATATGAATATTTTGAAAGTAAAGAAGACATTATTTTTGAAATAATCAATTTACATATTGAAGAATATCATGCAGAATTTTTAAAAAGTATAAAAGATGTAAAGACTACAAAAGAAAAAATATTTCATTTTTTTAAATTTGTTTTAGATGATAGTATTGAAAATATGAAACATTTTAATGGATATAAAGAATACTTATCAATTGTATTATCTGAAGATAATGAAAATATGAAAGGTTTTAATAAAAGTTGTGATGTTTTTTTTAAAGCACAAATTGAATTAATCATTCAGGAAGGAATAAAAAATAAAGAGTTAATTCCAGAATCAATGAATTTTAGTGAAGGTTTATTGGTTTTTGAAAAAGGATTAGCTTTAATTAAAATGACAAATGATGAATATGATGTACAAAAAAAATGTGAAGTATTTATTAATAATCTCTTTAAATTAATTGAGGTAAAAAAATGA
- a CDS encoding putative DNA modification/repair radical SAM protein — MKKDIYEKMDILANSAKYDVSCSSSGSDNNYKTGELGATHNSGICHTFTADGRCVSLLKVLLTNYCIYDCSYCVNRTSNSDIPRAAFSPRELADITINFYKRNYIEGLFLSSGIISSEDHTMVMILRTLKILRHEYKFNGYIHVKLIPGSSNELTEQIVNLANRVSSNIELPSDKSLKLLAPNKTKKSVLQPLKFARDVSMEKGKKPIGMSTQLIVGATPESDKDILKLSSALYDKALLKRVYYSAYIPVNDNNKNLPSTITKPPLVREHRLYQADWLLRFYDFSYDEIVNDDNPNLDEELDPKTFWALNNMSYFPMEINAVSKEELLRIPGIGARGVQKIINARRFKSLDFEDLKKLKISLKRAKYFITCKGKYQKEVPFYKDVIKTAIIEPKKKKIITPNLFDLAYSNITGEL; from the coding sequence ATGAAAAAAGATATATATGAAAAAATGGACATTTTAGCAAATAGTGCAAAATATGATGTTTCATGCTCTTCTAGTGGTAGTGATAACAATTACAAAACGGGAGAACTTGGAGCTACTCATAATAGTGGGATTTGTCATACTTTTACAGCCGATGGAAGATGTGTTTCTTTATTAAAGGTTTTACTAACAAATTATTGTATCTATGATTGTTCTTATTGTGTAAATAGAACTTCAAATAGTGATATTCCAAGAGCTGCTTTTAGTCCTAGAGAATTAGCTGACATTACAATTAATTTTTATAAAAGAAACTATATTGAAGGACTTTTTTTAAGTTCAGGAATTATAAGTAGTGAAGACCATACTATGGTTATGATTCTTCGGACTTTAAAAATTCTTCGACATGAGTATAAATTTAATGGTTATATTCATGTTAAACTAATTCCAGGTTCTTCAAATGAATTAACAGAACAAATAGTAAATCTTGCAAATAGAGTAAGCTCAAATATAGAGCTTCCTAGTGATAAATCTTTAAAACTATTAGCTCCAAATAAAACTAAAAAAAGTGTATTACAACCTTTAAAATTTGCAAGAGATGTAAGTATGGAAAAGGGTAAAAAACCAATTGGAATGAGTACACAATTAATTGTAGGCGCAACACCAGAAAGTGATAAAGATATACTAAAACTAAGCTCAGCTTTATATGATAAAGCCTTACTAAAAAGAGTATATTATAGTGCTTATATTCCTGTAAATGATAATAATAAAAACCTTCCTTCAACAATTACAAAACCACCACTTGTAAGAGAACATAGACTTTATCAAGCCGATTGGTTACTTAGGTTTTATGATTTTTCTTACGATGAAATTGTAAATGATGATAATCCAAATTTAGATGAAGAACTAGACCCTAAAACTTTTTGGGCTTTAAATAATATGTCTTATTTTCCAATGGAAATAAATGCAGTCTCAAAAGAAGAGCTTTTAAGAATTCCAGGTATTGGAGCAAGAGGTGTACAAAAAATAATAAATGCTAGAAGATTTAAAAGTCTTGATTTCGAGGATTTAAAAAAGTTAAAAATATCTTTAAAAAGAGCCAAGTATTTTATAACTTGCAAAGGAAAATATCAAAAAGAAGTACCTTTTTATAAAGATGTAATAAAAACAGCAATAATTGAACCCAAAAAGAAAAAGATAATAACTCCTAACTTGTTTGACTTAGCTTATAGTAATATTACTGGTGAGTTATGA